One Williamsia phyllosphaerae DNA segment encodes these proteins:
- a CDS encoding alpha/beta fold hydrolase encodes MSSTDPAVTQPGSHQPMSDPSDPARPSPLRDLLAPLDRDTDPWPGRHVDLAPFRIYLRRVARVPDTAEAVAGRVLYVHGLGGSSLNWTDLGEVLAPVLDGYAMDLPGFGFSDPPADGGYSLTMMTDSVIAVLEHLGGAHVVGNSLGGAVVARVAAARPDLVHTLTLISPAFPDLRPRVRRLSFIPLTLATVPRVGPAVFGYLGRAHPERQVAQTLREIMVRPEVLGTTRTAQAVEHAVARAELRWAPEALSRSLNALVTSWVWMSGRDHWRRARQITAPTLVIWGGRDKLVSSAIAPRLIRTIAGSRLVMFGAVGHVCQMEIPVETAREIARHLEVHRPAAAPAD; translated from the coding sequence GTGTCGAGCACCGACCCCGCTGTGACGCAGCCGGGCAGCCACCAGCCGATGTCCGATCCCTCCGATCCCGCGAGACCGTCGCCGCTTCGCGACCTGCTCGCCCCCCTCGACCGCGACACCGACCCGTGGCCGGGCCGCCACGTCGACCTCGCTCCCTTCCGGATATACCTGCGTCGGGTGGCGCGCGTCCCCGACACCGCCGAGGCGGTCGCCGGCCGGGTGCTCTACGTCCACGGTCTCGGTGGGTCGTCGCTGAACTGGACCGACCTCGGCGAGGTGCTGGCCCCGGTGCTCGACGGGTACGCCATGGACCTGCCCGGCTTCGGGTTCTCCGATCCGCCCGCCGACGGTGGTTATTCGTTGACGATGATGACCGACTCGGTGATCGCGGTCCTCGAGCACCTCGGTGGCGCGCACGTGGTCGGCAACTCCCTCGGCGGCGCCGTCGTCGCGCGGGTGGCCGCCGCCCGTCCCGACCTGGTGCACACCCTGACGCTCATCTCGCCGGCGTTCCCCGACCTGCGTCCGCGTGTCCGCAGGCTGTCGTTCATCCCGTTGACGCTGGCCACCGTGCCGCGGGTGGGGCCTGCGGTGTTCGGATACCTCGGACGCGCCCACCCCGAACGGCAGGTGGCGCAGACGCTGCGCGAGATCATGGTCCGCCCCGAGGTGTTGGGCACCACCCGGACCGCCCAGGCCGTCGAGCACGCCGTCGCACGCGCCGAACTGCGTTGGGCGCCGGAGGCGTTGTCGCGCAGCCTCAACGCGCTCGTGACGAGCTGGGTGTGGATGTCCGGACGCGACCACTGGCGTCGGGCGCGGCAGATCACCGCGCCGACCCTGGTCATCTGGGGCGGCCGGGACAAGCTGGTGAGCTCGGCCATCGCACCGCGGTTGATCCGGACGATCGCCGGATCGCGGCTGGTCATGTTCGGCGCGGTCGGCCACGTCTGCCAGATGGAGATCCCGGTGGAGACCGCCCGCGAGATCGCCAGACACCTCGAGGTGCACCGCCCCGCGGCGGCTCCCGCCGACTGA
- a CDS encoding ferritin-like fold-containing protein produces MSSTSPQPDAPQIPRDHPGITSLFGVLLAGELAAFYRLTEEARMAPHIRGRVAMAQMAGEEMAHFEVLADELTRRGQDVVDTVTHYRPVLDQYHGSTTPNTWLEAMVKAYIGDGLAADFYLEVAHTLPADAEEIVQRVMAETSHSDFACDEVRAAIAADPSLASPLRLWGRRLLGEAITQAQHVLASEEELTGLLFSEVADFTRISTFFDSIQDRHAARMARLGLD; encoded by the coding sequence ATGTCCTCGACCTCGCCCCAGCCCGACGCGCCCCAGATCCCCCGGGACCATCCGGGCATCACGTCGTTGTTCGGTGTGCTGTTGGCCGGCGAGCTCGCGGCCTTCTATCGACTGACCGAGGAGGCGCGGATGGCGCCGCACATCCGTGGTCGCGTGGCGATGGCGCAGATGGCCGGCGAGGAGATGGCGCACTTCGAGGTCCTCGCCGACGAGCTGACCCGGCGCGGGCAGGACGTGGTCGACACCGTCACGCACTACCGGCCGGTCCTGGACCAGTACCACGGCTCCACCACCCCGAACACGTGGCTGGAGGCGATGGTCAAGGCCTACATCGGTGACGGTCTCGCGGCCGACTTCTACCTCGAGGTCGCGCACACCCTGCCCGCCGACGCCGAGGAGATCGTGCAGCGGGTGATGGCCGAGACCAGCCACTCCGATTTCGCGTGTGACGAGGTGCGCGCGGCGATCGCCGCCGATCCGTCGCTGGCGTCGCCGCTGCGGCTGTGGGGCAGGCGCCTGCTCGGCGAGGCCATCACACAGGCGCAGCACGTGCTGGCCTCCGAGGAGGAGTTGACCGGTCTGCTGTTCAGCGAGGTCGCCGACTTCACCCGCATCTCCACCTTCTTCGATTCCATCCAGGACCGCCACGCCGCGCGCATGGCCCGTCTGGGTCTGGACTGA
- a CDS encoding TetR/AcrR family transcriptional regulator produces the protein MPGSPDRVATDSASRRNTRMPRSARRIQLLDAASEIFVERGYHSAGMDEIAVHAGVSKPVLYQHFPGKLDLYLAVLEAHADSLVVEVRKALEMTTNNKMRVWAAVNAFFDFIDQDHQGYRLIFESDALDPAAIRRVEGATEACVDAVYGLVMHDSGLDPYRSRMLAAGLVGASQVNARYWLDAKRPISKREAVDTTVELLWGGLSHVPLMKDSGES, from the coding sequence ATGCCTGGCTCCCCTGACCGTGTCGCAACCGATTCGGCGAGCCGACGCAACACCCGTATGCCACGCAGCGCCCGTCGTATCCAACTGCTCGACGCCGCCAGTGAGATCTTCGTCGAACGCGGCTACCACTCCGCGGGCATGGACGAGATCGCGGTGCACGCCGGCGTCAGCAAACCTGTTCTCTACCAGCATTTCCCGGGAAAACTGGACCTCTATCTCGCGGTCCTGGAAGCACATGCGGACTCATTGGTCGTCGAGGTGCGCAAGGCGCTGGAGATGACCACCAACAACAAGATGAGGGTGTGGGCCGCGGTCAACGCGTTCTTCGACTTCATCGATCAGGACCATCAGGGTTACCGGTTGATCTTCGAGTCCGACGCCCTCGACCCCGCGGCGATCCGACGGGTCGAGGGAGCGACCGAGGCCTGCGTCGACGCCGTCTACGGACTCGTCATGCACGACTCCGGCCTCGACCCCTACCGGTCGCGGATGCTGGCCGCCGGACTCGTCGGCGCGAGTCAGGTCAACGCCCGCTACTGGCTCGACGCAAAGCGCCCCATCAGCAAGCGCGAGGCCGTGGACACGACCGTCGAACTGCTGTGGGGCGGCTTGTCACACGTTCCGCTCATGAAGGACTCCGGGGAGTCCTGA
- a CDS encoding DUF3152 domain-containing protein, which yields MRATDRDASPGAAPRSRPGDDQPLRAHWDPTAADVGRAPMPRPERRTQSALGRFLHTYGWRAYAIPVLVVLTVLLIVATVRDSGASSTAQTAPGTGVRNTNVNAATTAIGAPTGGASATVLPAGQLPAGGSFTEVGRKSWRVIPGTTGVVGNASRVYTYTVEAENGLVPQDYGSDTIFAKLVDATLANPKSWIGGGKVAFRRIAGGNPDFRVSLTSTGTTRELCGYQIKLESSCYYPPEARVTLNEARWVRGAVAYQGDDLLYRQYQINHEVGHAIGYEQHEPCESDGGLAPVMMQQSFGVANSEIMALDPDMRANRDLVCRANPWPFPTR from the coding sequence ATCCGTGCGACCGATCGGGACGCGTCCCCGGGCGCCGCACCACGATCACGACCCGGCGACGATCAACCGCTGCGCGCGCACTGGGACCCGACCGCCGCGGACGTCGGCCGCGCGCCCATGCCCCGACCGGAACGCAGGACGCAGTCGGCGCTCGGCCGTTTCCTGCACACCTACGGGTGGCGTGCCTACGCGATCCCGGTCCTGGTCGTGCTGACCGTCCTGCTGATCGTCGCGACCGTGCGCGACTCGGGCGCCTCGAGCACCGCGCAGACGGCGCCGGGCACGGGGGTCCGTAACACCAACGTCAACGCGGCGACCACCGCGATCGGCGCGCCCACAGGTGGTGCGTCGGCGACGGTCCTGCCCGCCGGTCAGCTGCCCGCCGGCGGTTCGTTCACCGAGGTGGGCCGCAAGTCGTGGCGGGTCATCCCGGGCACCACCGGTGTCGTCGGCAACGCGTCGCGGGTGTACACCTACACCGTCGAGGCCGAGAACGGTCTGGTGCCACAGGATTACGGCAGCGACACCATCTTCGCCAAACTCGTCGACGCCACCCTCGCGAACCCGAAGAGCTGGATCGGCGGCGGCAAGGTCGCGTTCCGTCGGATCGCCGGCGGCAACCCCGACTTCCGGGTCTCGCTGACCTCGACCGGCACCACGCGCGAACTGTGCGGTTACCAGATCAAGCTCGAGTCGTCCTGCTACTACCCGCCCGAGGCCCGCGTGACGTTGAACGAGGCCCGCTGGGTGCGCGGCGCGGTCGCCTACCAGGGTGACGACCTGCTCTATCGGCAGTATCAGATCAACCACGAGGTCGGACACGCCATCGGTTACGAGCAGCACGAGCCCTGTGAGTCCGACGGCGGGCTGGCGCCGGTGATGATGCAGCAGAGCTTCGGCGTCGCCAACAGCGAGATCATGGCGTTGGACCCGGACATGCGCGCCAACCGCGACCTCGTCTGCCGCGCCAACCCCTGGCCGTTCCCCACCCGCTGA
- a CDS encoding TIGR02569 family protein, whose protein sequence is MNAPDPPDHVIATFGLTGSTPIALTREWEGGWRIGEVVLSLVPDHARAAWSAKIREDLYVDGVRVARPLRGTDGRYVVSGWRADTYVAGSPEPRHDEVVSLANRLHQVTADLERPRFLLQPPAPPYTDVDVFNAADRAAWEDTPMRSARAAGFGDPTSPDGVKSIEMLKTLATLRKPVSSPSQLVHGDLFGTVLFAGAAAPGITDLVPYWRPASWAAAVVVVDALAWGGADEELVERWADQPEWPQMMLRAVMFRLAVHALHPRSSSGALTGLSHVVDVVRLML, encoded by the coding sequence GTGAATGCCCCGGATCCGCCCGACCACGTCATCGCGACGTTCGGTCTCACCGGGTCGACGCCGATCGCGTTGACCCGCGAGTGGGAAGGCGGATGGCGCATCGGCGAGGTGGTGCTGTCCCTCGTCCCCGATCACGCACGTGCGGCCTGGTCGGCCAAGATCCGCGAAGACCTCTACGTCGACGGTGTCCGGGTGGCCCGGCCGCTACGCGGGACCGACGGACGCTACGTCGTGTCGGGATGGCGTGCCGACACCTACGTCGCCGGTTCGCCCGAGCCGCGCCACGACGAGGTCGTCTCCCTGGCCAACCGGCTGCACCAGGTCACCGCCGACCTCGAACGTCCCCGGTTCCTCCTGCAACCCCCGGCGCCGCCGTACACCGACGTCGACGTGTTCAACGCCGCCGACCGTGCGGCCTGGGAGGACACCCCGATGCGGTCGGCCCGAGCCGCCGGCTTCGGTGATCCGACCTCCCCGGACGGGGTCAAGAGCATCGAGATGCTCAAAACCCTTGCCACCCTGCGCAAGCCGGTGTCCTCGCCGTCGCAGCTCGTGCACGGCGACCTCTTCGGCACGGTGCTGTTCGCCGGTGCGGCCGCACCCGGCATCACCGACCTGGTGCCGTACTGGCGGCCCGCGTCGTGGGCCGCGGCGGTCGTCGTCGTCGACGCGTTGGCGTGGGGCGGGGCCGACGAAGAACTCGTGGAGCGGTGGGCCGATCAGCCCGAGTGGCCGCAGATGATGTTGCGCGCGGTCATGTTCCGGCTCGCCGTGCACGCGCTGCACCCGCGGTCGTCCTCCGGTGCGCTGACCGGTCTGTCCCACGTGGTCGACGTCGTCCGGCTGATGCTCTAG
- the moeZ gene encoding adenylyltransferase/sulfurtransferase MoeZ, with amino-acid sequence MSTLPPLVEPAADLSREEVARYSRHLIIPDVGMDGQKRLKNARVLVIGAGGLGSPTLLYLAAAGVGTIGIVEFDEVEESNLQRQVIHGQSDIGRSKAASARDSIRGINPFVDVELHEFRLEPDNAIELFGRYDLILDGTDNFATRYLVNDAAVLAHKPYVWGSIYRFEGQASVFWEDAPDGRGLNYRDLYPQAPPPGMVPSCAEGGVLGILCASIGSIMGTEAIKLITGIGETLLGRLMIYDALEMEYRTIRVRKDPEAAPITGLIDYEAFCGVVSAEGSDAASSSTVTAAELKARIDAGESIALIDVREPVEWDIVHIDGATLIPKGEFESGAALSELPQDRPVVLYCKTGIRSAEALAVVRRAGFADAQHLQGGVLAWAAQIDPSLPVY; translated from the coding sequence ATGTCGACACTTCCACCGCTGGTCGAGCCCGCCGCTGACCTCAGCCGCGAGGAGGTCGCCCGCTACAGCAGGCACCTGATCATCCCGGACGTCGGCATGGACGGTCAGAAGCGGTTGAAGAACGCCCGCGTGCTGGTCATCGGTGCGGGGGGACTGGGATCGCCGACCCTGCTCTACCTGGCCGCCGCGGGCGTCGGGACGATCGGCATCGTCGAGTTCGACGAGGTCGAGGAGTCGAACCTGCAACGCCAGGTCATCCACGGGCAGTCCGACATCGGCCGGTCGAAGGCGGCGAGCGCCCGCGACTCGATCCGCGGGATCAACCCGTTCGTCGACGTCGAGCTGCACGAGTTCCGTCTCGAACCCGACAACGCGATCGAGTTGTTCGGCCGCTACGACCTCATCCTCGACGGCACCGACAACTTCGCCACCCGCTACCTCGTCAACGACGCCGCGGTGCTGGCCCACAAGCCCTACGTGTGGGGCTCGATCTACCGCTTCGAAGGACAGGCGTCGGTGTTCTGGGAGGACGCGCCGGACGGGCGTGGGCTGAACTACCGCGACCTGTACCCGCAGGCGCCGCCGCCGGGGATGGTGCCGTCGTGCGCCGAGGGGGGTGTGCTCGGCATCCTGTGCGCCTCGATCGGGTCGATCATGGGCACCGAGGCGATCAAGCTCATCACCGGGATCGGCGAGACCCTGCTCGGTCGGTTGATGATCTACGACGCCCTCGAGATGGAGTACCGGACCATCCGCGTCCGGAAGGACCCCGAGGCCGCACCGATCACCGGGCTCATCGATTACGAGGCGTTCTGCGGCGTGGTCTCGGCGGAGGGGTCCGACGCCGCGTCGAGCTCCACGGTCACCGCCGCCGAGCTCAAGGCGAGGATCGACGCGGGGGAGAGCATCGCGCTCATCGACGTCCGCGAACCGGTGGAGTGGGACATCGTCCACATAGACGGCGCGACGCTGATCCCCAAGGGGGAGTTCGAGTCCGGCGCCGCGCTGTCCGAGCTTCCCCAGGACCGTCCGGTCGTCCTCTACTGCAAGACCGGTATCCGCTCGGCCGAGGCGCTCGCCGTGGTGCGACGGGCCGGATTCGCCGACGCGCAGCACCTGCAGGGCGGCGTCCTGGCGTGGGCCGCGCAGATCGACCCGTCGCTCCCGGTCTACTGA
- a CDS encoding Rv3212 family protein, whose amino-acid sequence MKLRTPGSADPPVRIRPERRTRGDLAIVVVIVLVVALVAAAVWWASTSRRSSDDFAAAPLPSIDTATSAPEGFTSGWQADSSDTASTVVTDSAVVTADDGTVAGHDPGSGDVRWSYHRADPLCGVIGAYSSSPRVVAVYRNSRGCSEVTALDASDGRRAATRASAADSSVSLSAGADYVVSQGDSRLESWGSTLVRGVEYGRVSAPVKPGTQPRSGCVLLSSATGADQIAVIERCGDEPGYRLTIIAAAQDKDEKVDESGSRVITSGTSEPPPRVVAVSSSAVAVYVGASGALQTDRGPQLQVYGMNATLTSSHEVLGDSTPPADSHPQTRDGLLSYYTGKSTIILDASALTPTYQVPGTLGPAALMGRDLLVPGPTGITILDPGTGRQVRTIPVDRPGYRTGTITLAPIGNDVAQLYGGRIHMLLGT is encoded by the coding sequence GTGAAGCTCCGCACGCCCGGATCGGCCGACCCGCCCGTGCGCATCCGACCCGAGCGTCGCACCCGCGGTGATCTCGCGATCGTCGTCGTGATCGTGCTGGTCGTGGCGCTCGTCGCCGCGGCCGTCTGGTGGGCGAGCACGTCGCGTCGCTCCTCCGACGACTTCGCTGCCGCTCCCCTGCCGTCGATCGACACGGCGACCTCGGCCCCGGAAGGGTTCACCTCCGGATGGCAGGCGGACTCGTCGGACACCGCGTCGACCGTCGTCACCGACAGCGCGGTGGTCACCGCCGACGACGGGACCGTCGCCGGGCACGATCCCGGCTCCGGCGACGTCCGTTGGAGTTATCACCGCGCCGACCCGCTCTGCGGCGTCATCGGCGCGTACTCCTCGTCGCCCCGGGTGGTCGCGGTCTACCGCAACAGCCGCGGGTGCAGCGAGGTCACCGCGCTCGACGCGTCCGACGGCCGCCGCGCCGCCACCCGCGCCAGCGCCGCCGACAGTTCCGTCTCCCTGTCCGCCGGGGCCGATTACGTCGTCTCGCAAGGGGATTCGCGACTCGAGTCGTGGGGTTCGACGTTGGTCCGCGGCGTCGAGTACGGCCGCGTGTCGGCGCCGGTCAAACCCGGCACCCAACCCCGATCGGGGTGCGTCCTGCTCTCCAGTGCCACCGGCGCCGATCAGATCGCGGTCATCGAACGCTGCGGTGACGAGCCCGGCTACCGCCTGACCATCATCGCCGCGGCGCAGGACAAGGACGAGAAGGTCGACGAGAGCGGCTCGCGCGTCATCACCAGCGGCACCTCCGAGCCGCCGCCGCGCGTCGTCGCGGTGTCGTCGTCGGCGGTCGCGGTCTACGTCGGCGCCTCGGGCGCCCTGCAGACCGACCGCGGCCCGCAGTTGCAGGTGTACGGGATGAACGCGACCCTGACGAGCTCACACGAGGTGCTCGGCGATTCGACACCGCCTGCCGACTCCCACCCCCAGACGCGCGACGGTCTGTTGAGCTACTACACCGGGAAGAGCACGATCATCCTCGACGCGTCGGCGCTGACCCCGACCTATCAGGTGCCCGGGACGCTGGGACCGGCCGCGCTCATGGGCCGCGACCTGCTCGTTCCGGGTCCGACCGGGATCACCATCCTCGATCCGGGCACCGGACGACAGGTCCGGACCATCCCGGTGGACCGGCCCGGTTACCGCACCGGGACGATCACGCTCGCACCCATCGGCAACGACGTGGCCCAGTTGTACGGCGGCCGGATCCACATGCTGCTCGGGACGTGA
- a CDS encoding DEAD/DEAH box helicase, with protein MVVVAETPDSDSPQTTVVDTETHVAPTFAELGVRQEIVDALADDGKTNTFAIQELTLPLAMAGDDLIGQARTGMGKTLGFGVPLLHRISMVAPGSEGKLRPLDGTPRALVIVPTRELCIQVTGDLQVAAAKLDVDPQPKPKRKLSITSIYGGRPYESQIAELQSGVDVVVGTPGRLMDLAQQGHLILGKVQILVLDEADEMLDLGFLPDIERIMRSLPDQRQTMLFSATMPGPIVTLARTFLNRPTHIRAEHAGDSAVHDRTKQYAYRAHALDKAELVARVLQAEGRGATMIFTRTKRTAQKVADDLTERGFKVGAVHGDLGQVAREKALGRFRDGSIDVIVATDVAARGIDIDDVTHVINYQCPEDDKAYVHRIGRTGRAGRTGIAVTLVDWDELHKWKLINDALNLGIPEPVETYSSSEHLRADLDIADGTSGRLEGAISQAESDRRRKESYTDRPGDSRNSDGRGGSRGGGNRGGDNRGGGDKREAREERAPRADRQRRRTRSGGAAAASAAADTDATTTESAGAGSTKTAEDGGASKPRRRRRRRGAGGGGDSTGGNTSASASPANE; from the coding sequence GTGGTCGTCGTCGCCGAGACACCGGACAGCGACTCCCCGCAGACCACCGTCGTCGACACCGAGACCCACGTCGCCCCGACGTTCGCCGAGCTCGGCGTCCGCCAGGAGATCGTCGACGCGCTCGCCGACGACGGCAAGACCAACACCTTCGCCATCCAGGAGCTCACCCTCCCGCTGGCCATGGCCGGTGACGACCTCATCGGTCAGGCCCGCACCGGTATGGGCAAGACCCTGGGCTTCGGAGTGCCGCTGCTGCACCGCATCTCGATGGTGGCCCCCGGCAGCGAGGGCAAGCTCCGCCCGCTCGACGGGACCCCCCGTGCGCTGGTCATCGTCCCCACCCGCGAGCTGTGCATCCAGGTCACCGGCGACCTGCAGGTCGCCGCGGCCAAGCTCGACGTCGACCCGCAGCCCAAGCCGAAGCGCAAGCTGTCGATCACCTCGATCTACGGCGGCCGCCCCTACGAGTCGCAGATCGCCGAACTGCAGTCCGGTGTCGACGTCGTCGTGGGTACGCCCGGACGACTGATGGACCTCGCGCAGCAGGGCCACCTGATCCTCGGCAAGGTGCAGATCCTCGTCCTCGACGAGGCCGACGAGATGCTCGACCTCGGCTTCCTGCCCGACATCGAGCGCATCATGCGGTCGCTGCCCGACCAGCGTCAGACGATGCTGTTCTCGGCGACCATGCCCGGCCCGATCGTCACGCTGGCCCGCACGTTCCTCAACCGGCCGACGCACATCCGCGCCGAGCACGCCGGCGACTCCGCCGTGCACGACCGGACGAAGCAGTACGCCTACCGCGCCCACGCGCTGGACAAGGCCGAGCTGGTGGCCCGTGTCCTGCAGGCCGAGGGTCGCGGCGCGACCATGATCTTCACCCGCACGAAGCGGACCGCGCAGAAGGTCGCCGACGACCTCACCGAGCGCGGCTTCAAGGTCGGTGCCGTCCACGGCGACCTCGGTCAGGTCGCCCGTGAGAAGGCCCTCGGACGCTTCCGGGACGGCAGCATCGACGTCATCGTCGCCACCGACGTCGCCGCCCGCGGCATCGACATCGACGACGTCACCCACGTCATCAACTACCAGTGCCCCGAGGACGACAAGGCCTACGTGCACCGCATCGGTCGTACCGGCCGCGCGGGTCGTACCGGCATCGCGGTCACGCTCGTGGACTGGGATGAGCTGCACAAGTGGAAGCTCATCAACGATGCGCTGAACCTGGGCATCCCGGAGCCGGTCGAGACGTATTCCAGCTCCGAGCACCTGCGCGCGGACCTCGACATCGCCGACGGGACCAGCGGACGACTCGAGGGAGCGATCTCGCAGGCCGAGAGCGATCGTCGCCGCAAGGAGAGCTACACCGACCGCCCCGGCGACAGTCGCAACAGCGACGGTCGCGGCGGAAGTCGCGGCGGCGGCAACCGGGGCGGTGACAACCGGGGCGGGGGCGACAAGCGTGAGGCACGCGAAGAGCGCGCACCCCGCGCGGACCGTCAGCGTCGCCGGACCCGTTCGGGTGGTGCCGCTGCGGCGAGCGCCGCCGCGGACACCGATGCCACGACGACCGAGAGCGCCGGCGCAGGCAGCACCAAGACGGCCGAGGACGGCGGTGCGTCCAAGCCGCGTCGTCGGCGTCGTCGCCGCGGTGCCGGTGGTGGTGGCGACTCCACGGGAGGCAACACGTCGGCATCTGCGAGCCCCGCGAACGAGTGA
- a CDS encoding DUF3107 domain-containing protein, giving the protein MTVDVKIGITDSSRELVVQSDQTSDEVHAAVESALSGKEQLLRLTDDKGARYLVPVTKIAYVEVGSSERPKVGFGAS; this is encoded by the coding sequence GTGACGGTTGACGTGAAGATCGGTATCACCGACAGCTCTCGCGAACTGGTGGTGCAGTCCGACCAGACGAGCGACGAGGTACACGCCGCCGTGGAGTCCGCGCTGTCGGGCAAGGAACAGCTCCTGCGTCTCACCGATGACAAGGGCGCCCGGTACCTCGTGCCGGTCACCAAGATCGCCTACGTCGAGGTCGGCTCCTCCGAACGGCCGAAGGTCGGTTTCGGCGCGTCCTGA
- a CDS encoding MFS transporter: protein MSTPGSETPPVTDAVVLASARGRWVVACAVLGSGMVMLDGTVVNVALPKIGEEFDVGLAPLQWTVTSYMLTLSALILLGGSLGDRLGRRRVFVIGVVWFAAASLLCGLAPNVVVLVGARALQGIGGALLTPGSLSMIQSSLRHSDRARAIGVWSGLGGVAAAVGPFLGGWLADGPGWRWAFLVNVPVAVVCVFVAIRHVPETRDPDAHGPFDFGGSAVGAIALACATFALIRAAAGGSALEIGVVALAAVVFGVAFVTVERRIDNPMIPTDIFASRPFTVINVMTFAVYAAFGGYFFIAALQLQVVSGYSAFWAGAALTPATILMLLFSARSGAFAARIGPRAPLTVGALFCAAGLLLMLRIGPHAYYPTDVLPGALVLGTGMVLLVAPLTATVLAAASDEHSGVASGVNNAVARAAGLLSVAAIPLITGTSANAGLGAAFDDTFTRAIPVFAALLIAAAALSWVGLRPTPPRRARIHRPEHPSPSK from the coding sequence GTGAGCACGCCCGGATCCGAGACACCGCCCGTCACCGACGCGGTCGTGCTGGCGTCGGCGCGCGGTCGCTGGGTGGTCGCCTGCGCGGTACTCGGTTCGGGCATGGTGATGCTCGACGGAACCGTCGTCAACGTCGCGTTGCCGAAGATCGGGGAGGAGTTCGACGTCGGTCTCGCGCCGCTGCAGTGGACGGTCACCTCGTACATGCTGACGCTGTCCGCGCTGATCCTGCTCGGTGGATCGCTGGGCGACCGACTCGGCCGACGTCGCGTGTTCGTGATCGGGGTGGTGTGGTTCGCCGCAGCGTCGCTGCTGTGCGGGTTGGCTCCGAATGTCGTTGTCCTGGTGGGTGCTCGTGCGTTGCAGGGGATCGGTGGAGCGCTGCTGACTCCCGGGTCGCTGTCGATGATCCAGTCGTCGCTGCGCCATTCCGATCGTGCCCGCGCCATCGGCGTGTGGTCGGGACTCGGCGGTGTCGCGGCCGCGGTCGGTCCGTTCCTCGGTGGCTGGCTCGCCGACGGCCCCGGGTGGCGCTGGGCCTTTCTCGTCAACGTCCCCGTCGCGGTGGTCTGCGTGTTCGTCGCGATCCGCCACGTGCCCGAGACCCGCGATCCGGACGCGCACGGACCCTTCGACTTCGGGGGCTCGGCCGTCGGAGCGATCGCGCTGGCGTGCGCCACGTTCGCGCTCATCCGGGCCGCGGCCGGAGGTTCTGCGCTCGAGATCGGTGTGGTGGCACTGGCGGCGGTGGTGTTCGGGGTGGCGTTCGTGACCGTCGAGCGGCGCATCGACAACCCGATGATCCCCACCGACATCTTCGCCTCGCGTCCGTTCACCGTCATCAACGTGATGACGTTCGCGGTGTACGCCGCGTTCGGTGGGTACTTCTTCATCGCGGCCCTACAGCTGCAGGTGGTGTCGGGGTACTCGGCGTTCTGGGCCGGTGCGGCCCTCACCCCGGCGACGATCCTGATGCTGTTGTTCTCCGCGCGGTCGGGCGCGTTCGCCGCCCGGATCGGGCCCCGTGCCCCGCTGACCGTCGGCGCCCTGTTCTGCGCAGCCGGTCTGCTGCTCATGCTGCGGATCGGCCCGCACGCGTACTACCCGACCGACGTGCTGCCGGGCGCACTGGTGCTCGGTACCGGCATGGTGCTGCTGGTGGCGCCGTTGACCGCGACCGTGCTCGCCGCCGCCAGCGACGAGCACTCCGGGGTGGCCAGCGGCGTCAACAACGCGGTGGCGAGAGCTGCGGGCCTGCTCTCGGTCGCGGCCATCCCGCTGATCACGGGCACGTCGGCGAACGCCGGCCTCGGTGCGGCGTTCGACGACACCTTCACCCGGGCGATCCCCGTCTTCGCGGCGCTGCTGATCGCCGCCGCCGCCCTGTCGTGGGTGGGTCTGCGGCCGACTCCGCCGCGCCGGGCACGAATTCATCGACCGGAACACCCGTCTCCATCGAAATGA